In Panulirus ornatus isolate Po-2019 chromosome 13, ASM3632096v1, whole genome shotgun sequence, the genomic window CATTTTACAGAGCTGCCGCCATGCTCCGCCCCCATAGCCCACGCATGCGCTTTGTGATGTCCTAACGTACCAACAGGGCGGGCCCGAGGCAGTGGCACGCTTACCTGGGCACGACCTGACCAGTGCCACCCCGACTGAGAGCGGACTGTGACCCCAGCCGCAAGAGCGAGACGTGTAGGGCAGCCAGTCTGACTACGCCGCGTGGTACTGGTTCCCACGTGCCACTTTATCCATAAATATTTACTGACTTAAGACTTATAAAGCTGTGGCTAGTCAGTGCCAGCAGTGCACAGGCTGGTGAGCAGGACTGGCGGTGTGTGAGCGGAGCGCAGCGCTACCAGTCAGGACGGAGCACCGCGGTATCGCCATCAGCACCAACATCGCGATTCCCGGCTTCAGGAGTGTGGCGGGTTCGGCCGAGTTCGGCGACCTGGCACTTTTGGCCAACGCCGTGGCCATGAAGGGTGAGGAAGACGGCGGGGTTGCAGCCCTGGCTCCCATGGTGCCGCCCGAGGAGGCCCATCCACCCCCAATTACGGAGGTGCCTACCGATGCATCAGCGGGGGTTGTGGCGCCTAGTGCCAACAGTGAGAAGAGTTCCGGAGGCAGCAAGCGAGGGGGTGCCCGGCGGCAGGAGAAGCCGCCTTACTCCTACATCGCACTCATCGTCATGGCCATCCAGAGCTCCCCACAGCGGCGCCTCACGCTCTCGGAGATCTATCAGTTCCTGCAACAGAGGTTTGCCTTTTTCCGAGGTTCCTATACAGGCTGGAAAAATTCTGTGCGTCACAACCTTTCACTCAACGAGTGCTTCATCAAGCTGCCTAAATCCATGGGTCGACCGGGCAAGGGTCATTACTGGGCCATCGACCCAACGGCTGAACTTATGTTTGAGGAGGGGTCCTTCCGGCGCCGCCCCCGGGGGTTCCGGAGAAAAGTGCAGGCGATGAAGCCGTACCCAATGTACCAGGGTCCGACACCGACCCTGGCCCCGCCCTATGATGTGTGCGGCTCACAGCTTCCCTCCGTCACCCAATACCAATACACATCCTACCAGGACTATCCCAGCTACCCGCAGACCAACTCCTATGGCAGCAACATGTACGCCGCCTCCTGCTCCCTGCCATCCTACAGCGGCGGTGGCGGCGTGGCCGAATACCCACCCGCCTCCCCGGGCGTCTACACCAGCATGACGCCTGCCGCACCTCTCCCGCCCATGGGCGCCCTTAGTGATCGGGACATGTGGTCAGCCCTCACGCCCAATACCACGCCCACCCTCACATCCACGACCGCCTACGTCAAACAGAGCAATAGCCCGACAGGTGAGTGGCAGTGCAAGTGGCGTTTCATCCACGCTTGCCTCGTCTATGTACTCTTACAGTCAACTGAGACACTTACACATTACACATACAGCAAACTGTACATATAGATAAAGGCTCTTGATCTTGTGCTTTCATAGCTTATGTCCTCGTGATGATGGCTAACATACACTACCTACGTTGTGATTACGGCTGAAGAGTAAAATAATTACCATATGGACGAAGAGGTCTATCTTCAGTAATAAAGCTATCGAAACAATCATAAGATGATAATAGAACTTATCCATGAATAGATCATTACCTTTAGAATATGTAAGGAAGTGTTCCCTTAACTATTAACAATAGCTCTATATCCAGTTCAGTTTCGCGAGCCGTTCCTGATAAGCTTGCCGCTATAGCTCCTTGATACTGTTATCGGTGAAACAAGAGGCTCCAATAGTAATCTTTGTCATAAACGCTAAGCAAACTTCCGGCAATTATTGTATAATGGTTTAGCTTGGCCGAGCTCCTAAGCACACATATAGCTGTCACGGCACAATGGGTGAGTGGCGCCCCCTTGTTTTTACGTCCGCCTTCGTGTCAAGGCATTTCAACACATATTTTTCTTATCCGGATTAGATAAATTCTTCGCTAGTCGGAAGGATGGCCAGGTGACATCTTGCTGGATGTTTTATACTGTCAGGTTGGCGTGAGTGAGTGACTTGGCTGTTGTTTTGGTGGCTGTCTGTTGGTACGGGCCGGGAGTTGAGGCCACGGCCTGGTGAACGGGCCGCGCTGTGCAACGTCCTCTTCGCTTGACAAATATTGTGATAAACCCAGGCCAAATGAGTGGCCCGTAGTCTGACACCTTTAGTGCCGCTGTTAAGTACATTATTAGTTTCGTGTGTAAGGCATTCTACTTTATCGAAATTGAACATGTTATTTTGACACATATCTGGCGtagaatatctatatctatctatttatctatctatctatctatctatctatctatctatacatatatatatatatatatatatatatatatatatatatatatatatatatatatatatatatatatatatatatatatatatacatatatatacacacacgcgtgtgtgtgtttatgtgtgtgtgtaattggaacgatgtggtttacaggggtcgaagtgctatcagtggactgaactagggcatgtaaacggccggggaaaccatggagaggtctgtggggcctggttgtgcatagggggctgtggtttcgctttattgcacatgacagctagaaaatggacgtgagcgaatgcggcctttctcctTCTATTCCTGGAGCCATCGCTAACGCAGGAcacagctggaaatcctcccctctcgtttttttttaattttccaaaagaaggaacagaggggggccaggtgaggatattccacaaaggcccagtcctctgttcttaacgctacctcgctaacgcgggaaatggcgaatagtttaaaatatatatatatatatatatatatatatatatatatatatatatatatatatatatatatatatatatacattatccctgggataggggattaagaatacttcccacgtattccctgcgtgtcgtagaaggcgactaaaaggggagggagcggggggttggaaatcctcccctctcgtttttttttttttaattttccaaaagaaggaacagagggggccaggggaggatattccaaaaaaggcccagtcctctgttcttaacgctacctcgctaacgcgggaaatggcgaatagtttaaaagaaatatatatatatatatatatatatatatatatatatatatatatatatatatatatatatatatatatatatatatatatatatatatatatatatattgcggttaAAACCAGAAATCAGTTAGAACTAGTTTTGACTGAAATGTTTAGATAAAACTACGTATTACACTACACTCTTGCATTTTGCGTTTTACCCATCCTCCTTTGGTGCAACAGGTTCTGACTAGCTGACACTAAATCTcactgcacgcacacacacatatacacgtgtgtgtgtgtgtgtgtgtgtgtgtgtgtgtgtgtgcatgtgtgtgtgtgtgtgtgtatgtgtgtgtgtgtgtgtgtgtgtgtgtgtgtgtgtgtgagtgtgtgtgtgtagcgtaatCACGAAGGAGACACATGACAATTACAGATGAACTTGTAAACCACAAAGGAAGAATCAAAGCAGGaaatttgcttaagcgctttcgttGATTTCAACACATTTTCAGAAACAAATTGtaacatcacaggaggaggaaTCTTTACAGTCATCAATAAATATTTACACAGTCACATCTTGGAAGGTACGTGTTAACATTTATTGGTGACTATGAAAATTCCTTCTCCTGTGAACTGTTGCTATACGCTTctggagatgtgttgaaatactggaaagcgcttaagcaaattttcctACTTGATTTTTTCTTCGTGGATTAcgggctcatatatatatatatatatatatatatatatatatatatatatatatatatatatatatatatatatatatatatatatatatatatgtatatatatatatatatatatatatatatatatatatatatatatatatatatatatatatatatatatatatatatatatatatatatatatatatatatttatatattatccctaagaATAGGGGAGAAGGATTAATGCCTCAGTATATTCCCagagtgtcatagaaggcgactaaaaggggcggtaGCGgtgggcaggaaatcctcccctcccattttacttttccaaaagaaggaacagaagaggagTTCAGATGGGAATATATTCCTCCAAGGTTTAGTTATCTGTtttcgacgctacctcgctaacatgagaaATACTGACTATGTttgaaaatttctctctctctctctctctctctctctctctctctctctctctctctctctctctctctctgtatatatatatatatatatatatatatatatatatatatatatatatatatatatatatatatatatatatatatatatgtatatatatacatatgtgtgtgtgtgtgtgtgtgtgtgtatatgaatatgtatagatatatatattggaagactTCAGTTTAACGTTTCAAGGTGAATGAAGAGTCACTTTAGCAAGGCTGTGTTATCGCCATACAACAAAACATTACAATATCATCAAAGAAGTACTCACTTCATGGGAGTCTACCTTGCCCCTCCTACTGATCATAGCGCACCCTAGAAGGAAGTCATGAAACTTCTTAAACCTTGCAATTCTGGTGGTGCAGTACAGAGGGAAAACCTATCATTCTCTTGTCACCGGTCAACGTTGACCAACAGCCTGACCTCACGCTCTCACGTCCTGTTGGCTCACTGCTAAAGATTCAGTTGAAGGTCCTCAACTGGCGGCCGCTGTGACCCTCCCGTCTTATCAAGGGAGTCGTATTTGTTGTTGGACCATATAGAACAATATACAAGACGGCCTTGATAACGAGGTGTTTATGTGCCTCAACACGATTAAAATTATCAACAGTAAACTAATATAGATTATAAGGTTATTGAAACAATACCAAGCATTACCTAAGTCACTcatagtgattatatatataaatatatatatatatatatatatatatatatatatatatatatatatatatatatatatatatatatatatatatatatatatatatatacttcccacgtattccctgcatgtcgtagaaggcgactaaaagggaagggagcggggggctggaaatcctcccctctcatttttttttaaattttccaaaagaaggaacagagaagggggccatatgaggatattccctcaaaggcccagtcctctgttcttaacgctacctcgctaatgcgggatatggcgaatagtatgaaaaaaaaaatatatatatatatagatagatagatagatacatagatagatataatggAAATACATTCCATATATTCAATAGCCATATAAAATGAATCAATCTGAATATTACGTGGGGGAAACGGTGAAGAAATCATACCACCCACGTGTCTCCTGTGTGTAATAAAAGGCTACTAAAACGGGCGGGAGCCGGAGGCCGGAACTCTTCCCCTCTTTTATTATATTCTAAAACTAGGATAAAAAGTGGAGCCAAGCgaagataattttttttgtctAAGGATCTGTCGTCcgctcctgatgctacctcgataaggcaggaagaggaaagggggtatttcatatatatatatatatatatatatatatatatatatatatatatatatatatatatatatatatatatatatattttttttttttttttttttttcatactatttgccatttcccgcgttagcgaggtagcgttaagaacagagaactgggccttagagggaatatcctcacctgacccccttctctgttgcttctttggaaaattaaaaaaaaacaagaaaggggaggatttccagccacccgctccctccccttttagtcgccttctacgacacgcagggaatacgtgggaagtattctttctcccctatccccagggataatatatatatatatatatatatatatatatatatatatatatatatatatatatatatatatatatatatatatatatatatatatatatatatatatatatatatgaatacatatatacatatatatatatatatatatatatatatatatatatatatatatatatatatatatatatatatatatatatatatatgtatatatatacataatatataacgCTCCGAATGTCAGCAATCTTCGGATACATAATTTTCTCGcccattctccttttttcaaatctttcaCTATCTCCCTCTCCATATTGATTGCCCCTTATCTTGAATCCTATATTACCACATTTTCACTCTTTTTTATCTTAGGTGTCttaccttctccctcactctccttccactctccctcgtggcctctctccctctctccctgcctctctcggcctctctccctctctccctccctcgtggcctctccctctctcccgtctcgGGCCCATCAGTGTTGTCGTTGTGGTTGGCTCTGCCCCAGGGCCAGTATATCACACTACACCGCCCGTCACCCACCATCTGCACACCACCCCAGGTAGAACAACAATAACATCAGTCTTATGAATGCATTAGGCGCCCCAGGTGCTGGGGTGCCAGGGGCTACGTGACCCCAGGTCCAGGGGTGCTAGGGGACTCGTGACCCCAGGCACCGGGTGACGGGGGGACTCGTGACCCCAGGTACTGGGGTGACGGGGGGACTGACTGGTGACCCTAGAAGCCGGGGTCTTGGACCTGCTCTACCTCAGCAGTAGCTTCTACCTCATCTGCCGGTCAAAATGCCTCCCCAGGATGGACATATAAAGATTTCAGGATTTCTGCGGCGATGTTGACTATATATTCGAACAGATCAAAcaccatatgatatatatatatatatatatatatatatatatatatatatatatatatatatatatatatatatatatatatatatatatatatatatatatatatagatgtataatgcattacttttattatcattatcattgcaaaTAATCGAATAGGGTCTTCACCTGTCCCTTTCCCTGTAGGCCCTCAGTAACCAGCAGTTAACATTCTACAAAGCTTACTGTCAGACGCGTTGGTATACAAGTAATATGTATACGTGTGAGGAATGCACGCATTCAAAGTCCATATAATACCCTTCAGACAGGAGGAATAGAATCGCTTCCACATGCATATAAGTGGGCATTTTAACGACCAAGCGATGTAGCCCACATACATGTACACTTGTTTACTTATAACTGAAAAGTCACTCCTCTATTATGTGCTCTATATCCTAATCGTAAACATACAAGGCTTCCACACAAGTGGGAACAGTTCGAATCCCGCTGCCGTACTGAAAACGGAGTATCGAAGCTCTGTCCACAGTCAGGAGAGATCGAACGCTGTATGTTCACCTCACTACTCCACGAAGGTAGTTCGGATCATTTCAGTGATGGAGACAGTCTTCGACCTTATTAACTAATAAATCCACACAATATACGTTTGCAAAATACATGACTTCTATTCAGGATTTCGTCTTTCTATTCATCTTCCGTAATTGGCCACTCACGtccccggggtgtgtgtgtgttacctgggcGGCGGCCAAGACGATGGCGGCGGGACTCCGCTGTAATATTCAGGGATTACGATTCTCGTTCTTCAGATGCTCGCTCGCGGTACACACTGACGTAAACGAAACTGATTATACTAATCGCATCTTCGCCAGTGGGGAAGGTGTTGTCATCGGTTTGTTTCTGTTCGTCCTGTTTTACCCGAGCGTATGTGCGAGAAAGAAAAGACCCACACATAACATACGTGTCCATGATGAGGGAAGGAATAGAAAAGAGCGTGTCATATCCTTAAATTTCCCGCGTCTTAAGGACCCACATCTTCTCCCGCTCTGGTGGGTGTTAGAGGgcgtgtgtgaggctggtgttaTTCTGATAATTTTTTTCGGAGATATGAATTCGCTCGTGAAATCTGAAAATCCTTAAAAGAGATTTTGTCGTGTATAAATTAATAAAACAAACGAAGCCCTGATATTTTTTTAGGTTGATTTGATAAAAATGATTCTTGAAAACTAAAATGATATTCCAAAATGTGAACTGACTGGCGCTTGTGAAACAACCCCTAAGATACAGTGGTAATACTGGGCATTATGATTCTGGTACATACTGTTGGTTATATCTAAACCAAAGATCTAAatccacaacacatcacatcacgGGTTTAATGTATACCCGGCCACACTCTGCTACCATTTACATAAGCCAAAGCGATAATCTAATAGGCTAGGTTCATTAAGGTTAGTACCAGAGGCAATAATGATGGACAATAATGAGAATGGTAATGGTTatatcaatgatgatgataatgatagtacaaAGGGACGATAAGTGAATAGGAATCCAAtgagctgtttgtgatagtggaggataCCAGAAACTTACAGTTGATAATAATcatggtaataatgattatgtagtaatgatgaggatgataatagtgatgatgatgataacaataatgataacattgatgataatgataatgataataatgataataatgataatgatgataatgatgataaaatactagtgatactactacaactaataataataatatcaataacaataataataataatgataatgataataataataataatgagaataataatagtaatgataataatcataatagtaatattaataacaataataataaaaaaataatagtaatgataaaataatgataataatgataataatgataataatagtaataaaaataataatatcaataatgatgatgataacaataatgataataataatgataataatgataatattgataataataataataatgataatgatgataataataacaataatgatgatgataataataacaataattataatgataataatgatagttatgataatggtaataatgataataattataatgataataaacataaacataagcataaacatagtaataataataatgataataataataataataataataataataataataataataataataataataataataataataataatgtaataataataataataataacaatgataatgatataataataatagtaataataataataataataatatcaataataataattataataataataatgataataataataataataataataataataataataataataataataataataataatgataatgataattatagtaataatgataataataataataataataataataataataataataataataataataataataataataataataataataataataataataataataataatattaataataatgacaataataatgataataatgacaataatgacaatgatgataataatgatagcagtgatgataatgataatgataataataatgatgataatgataatgttaatctaACGATCTGTTATTATCAATACATCTCGAAATTAAGTGGTTGAATCAGCTACACAAAGCctcctccacatcaccactctcacacaTCCGCAAACCACACTGAGTGTTGCACTGACACATGGACTTATACACTCATAAAAGTGCTCCTTACTTATCATCCACTTTATTCGTCATGATGATACGTTGCTAATCAGGGACAACGTCTCCGTTCCTGATGCCTCTGTACACAATAATGTTAGTCCTATCTGTAGCATCTTCATCATTAATATCCCAGGCCCTAAGTCTCTATATCTATCCTTTCCCTATTCGGTATGCTTATTGTCTTTGTATCATCTAcaaaaatgataattttgataatgatgacgTTAATCTTTCTCTCATGTTCATTCGTTACCacccacctcagcgaggtagctccagaaacAAATGCCTAGAGCCTTAGAAGTaaaatcctcccttggctccttcctttcttcctgcttTAGGGAAGTGATTATTtacgaggggaggatatccagcctcctccacactCTGATCCTCTTAGTCGCATTCTACAACACGCAAGAGATATTTGAGTCGTATCCTTCCTCTACTTATAGTTTTAGAATATCTAAATGTATAGAATAACATAGACAAAGCATTCCAGAGAAGGTTTAGATGAAAGGCacatggggtaggtggaggccagtgtagaGCGTGGCAGATGGGCCAGAGTGGGGTCCAGGGACCCATGGGGTTTCCCCTTCCCATCAGGGGTGTAGGGATATttaggatacatcaaatacattatgtatagttacaggatagTAAGTGATGCCCACAGCAACATAGATAACAACATCTATATATGGTAAAGTGAGTCCAAAACATTTCCTACTTACAGAGAACATCTTGTTGACATAAACAAAACACATATACGCTGAGGTGTTTATTTGAAACTCCTCTATCCCTAaggatagaaataatgataatgatgataatggtgataatgaaaatgataataatgataataatgatgataatgataatgattaggacgataacaataacaatgatcagataatgataacaataataataatgataataataataataatgataataatgataataataataataataataataataataataataataatgataataataataataataatgatgatgatgataatgataataataatgataataataattatgataataataataataataataataataataataataataataataataataataataataatgataatgatgataatgataataatgatgatgatgataaaaataatgatagtaatgatgataatgataatgataatgataataataatgataatg contains:
- the LOC139752600 gene encoding uncharacterized protein: MKGEEDGGVAALAPMVPPEEAHPPPITEVPTDASAGVVAPSANSEKSSGGSKRGGARRQEKPPYSYIALIVMAIQSSPQRRLTLSEIYQFLQQRFAFFRGSYTGWKNSVRHNLSLNECFIKLPKSMGRPGKGHYWAIDPTAELMFEEGSFRRRPRGFRRKVQAMKPYPMYQGPTPTLAPPYDVCGSQLPSVTQYQYTSYQDYPSYPQTNSYGSNMYAASCSLPSYSGGGGVAEYPPASPGVYTSMTPAAPLPPMGALSDRDMWSALTPNTTPTLTSTTAYVKQSNSPTGSPGPLTPPGSEGLSGYMGAGQEHTSLHTPTVTNTAHVSTYQTSHHHHHHHHHHHELAALHGMRGMAQQQQPQHSQQQLQQQQQQQHQQPPPPPPPPQQQMTSSGVAPTYDKRLWTPPSSMPGGGALTPTQSAIGGSLCPSPTHLLPHHQAAPTPTPAPPNYYDSIKYTM